Part of the Pseudomonadota bacterium genome, AACTAAGAACGATTTTAAGGGAGAGGGTAATACTAATCGACAGGCTGAATTAACAGCACGTATCTCAGCAGTTGTCGTTGAGGTTCTGCCATCGGGGCTGTTGCGGGTTGAGGGAGAGAAGATTATCTCGGTTAATAACGAGGAGCAGGTGATGGTGATATCCGGATTGGTGCGCCAACGGGATATCACCTCGGATAACGAGGTTAACTCTTCGAAGATCGCGCAGATGAGAATTGATTACTACGGTAAGGGCACCGTAGGTGAGGCGCAGTATGGTGGCTGGATGGCGAGGTTTATGCGACTAGCATGGCCTTTTTAATGGGTCTCTGGGTAAGTGGCGCATTTATGCGAGTAATTTATGGATAACGGTATGAGAAAGTTAGTCTTGATTATAGCTCTGCTGCTCACTCTGGGTATAGCCGAGCTGGGGCAGTGCGCGCGGCTTAAGGATATTGCTGATGTCGAGGGGGTGCGAGGTAACCAGTTGCTCGGCTACGGTATAGTGGTTGGTCTAAACGGAACCGGTGATGGCAAGATTGATTTTACCCTAAAGAGTATGTCCAACATGTTGGAGAAGATGGGGATAAGAACTGATCCAATCCTTATTAAGGTCAAGAACGTTGCATCCGTTATGGTGACCTCTGAGTTACCACCTTTTGCGCGACCAGGTTCGAAGGTAAACATAACGGTCTCCTCGATGGGTGATGCCAAGAGCTTGCAGGGGGGCATCCTGCTAATTACGCCGTTAAAGGGTGGTGATGGTAATACCTACGCTGTCGCCCAGGGGCCGATCGATCTCGGTGGCTTTGCCGTGTCAGGGGGGGGAGATTCGGCACAGAAAAACCATCCTACTGTAGGTACGATTCCGCAGGGGGCCTTGGTAGAGAGAGCGATTCCGTTTGATCTTTTTCAATCCAATAAGATTCGGATCGTATTACGCACGCCAGATTTTACAACTATGACGCGCGTTGTTGCAGCACTTAATCGTCGTATTGGGAAGCCCGCAGCGGTTGCTATAGATTCAGCGGCCGTAGAGGTTCCGATCGATGTAGAGGCCAGAGTAAATCCGGTCGGACTGATTGCAGCTCTGGAGCAGGTTGAGATTGAGCAGGATCTCGGCGCGCGGATTATTGTAAATGAGCGCACCGGAACTATTATCATGGGCGAGAAGGTAACTATTAATAAAGTCGCCCTTGCGCATGGTAACCTGAATATCTCAATTAGAACTGAGAATCAGGTTGTTCAACCTAACGCACTGGCGGGAGGTCAGACGGCACAGGTTTCTAACGTTGATATAAACGTAGGAGAGGAGGTGGAATCTCTTAGGATAGTGGGGGGCGAGGTTACTTTGGGAGATCTAGTTAAGGCGCTTAACGCCATCGGAGCTACGCCGAGAGATCTAATAGCTATCTTTACCGCGTTAAAGGCTGCTGGGGCCCTTAATGCTGAACTTGTGGTGATGTAATTATATGGATGCGGTTAAGCTATCAAATAAGGCATTTGGTGTTACTGATGTAGGTCGGGCACAGAAGCCGTTGCCTGATACTCAGAATCCTAAGTTAGCAGCGGAGCAGTTTGAAGCGCTGTTGTTGCAAGAGATGTTGAAGTCGATGTGGAGTACGGTTCCAAAGGGCGAGTTGCTGACGGGTAGTAGTGAGGAGGGGATGTACAGAGATATGTTGAATGAGGCCATAGCGAAGTCCGTCTCAGAGGGTACTGGAATTGGTATTAAGGATGTAATATCTAAAGATATTAATAAGTTAAGTAAAAATAAGTAACCTTTTAGAAGTATTTGGCATCTTAGATGGTAGGTAGTAACTATTAACCATGTCAGGCCCGTATGCGTTTGCCCCTATTAAGGGGCGAGTTTGCGAAGCAAACTGGGGTGGCTGGTTATTATGGTAGTGTCCACAGGAAGGACCATTTTTCTGCAATAGGATGAATTATGAAGGTACCGGGATCAGAGGCTAGCGACGCGACGTTTAATCGAATTCAGGGTGCTAGTACCGAGAGGGTGGCAACTCCTAAGGGTCAGGCAGCAGCGGCACAGGCCGATAATAACTCTGCGTCGCAACGTACGAAGGCAGAAGATACGATGCAGTTCTCACCCCTCAGCGCGCTACTTAAGTCCGAGCTTAGTCCGGCAAAGATGGCAGATGAGCGGCGCGCCAAGATCGAAACTCTTAAGGAGCAGATTAAGAACGGGACCTACGCCCCTCCATCTGAAGTTATCGCGCAAGCTGTTGGTGAGGAGCTCTCCCTTGAAATTCTACTAAGTGCAGGGGCACTAAACGACGCTGAATAATTCTGATGAAACTTGATATTAACGCGGTAAGATCTATTGAAAAGCTTCTTTCTGCTGAGTTACTTGAGTACGACCGATATCTAGAACTCCTTGAACATGAGCAACAGGCTGTTATTAAGCTTGATTCCGACAAGGTTGTGTTGCTTGGGGCAGCACGGGGAGAGATCGTAGATCGCATTGCGCAGCTCAAAGAGGAACGAACTAAGTTTATAGCAACAACTATTGGCGATGATTCCTTCCGTGCCTCTGAGGTTATAGAGCAGGGGTGTTCCGCCGGTGACAAGAAGCGCTTGATGGCGCTAATCGAAAAGATTCGCGCAAAGATCAAACAGGTTGAGGCCAAGAGCAAGGAGTTTAACCAGATCCTGAGCTATTCACTGGGATTGGTGAACGGAGAGCTTTCATTACTGTGGTCGGCGAGTCAGCCGGTCAGCAGGGTCTACAACGCCTTTGGCTCAATTACACAGGGAGTTCAGCCCGCACCTCCTCGTAATGGCTCACTTCTGGGCGAAGCGTAGCTCCCGCAGCAGATTATCCTAGAAATATATAAGGAATTAGGCGGACGATCTTTTTCGTGGCCGTAGGGATCCCCACGTACCAATTTGTTCTAATTTGTTTAAGCTGCTGGGAGCCCCGTATCTTTCAATTGCCCTCAGTCGAGTAAGCGTACCTTGCCGGTATCGACGTCGTAGATCGCACCGAATACCTGTAGCCTGCCTTGTGCGTGCGCCGCACGCAGAAGGTCGCTGGTGTTGAGGACCTGCTTCATCTGAAAGCGAGTATTGGCCTCGACGGCGGCGTCGAGCAGGGCCTCTGAGGAGTGTCCTGGTGCTCCCTTCTCCAAATGCGCGAGGCCAGGCCGAATCGCTTTCACAAGGAG contains:
- a CDS encoding flagellar basal body P-ring protein FlgI — its product is MRKLVLIIALLLTLGIAELGQCARLKDIADVEGVRGNQLLGYGIVVGLNGTGDGKIDFTLKSMSNMLEKMGIRTDPILIKVKNVASVMVTSELPPFARPGSKVNITVSSMGDAKSLQGGILLITPLKGGDGNTYAVAQGPIDLGGFAVSGGGDSAQKNHPTVGTIPQGALVERAIPFDLFQSNKIRIVLRTPDFTTMTRVVAALNRRIGKPAAVAIDSAAVEVPIDVEARVNPVGLIAALEQVEIEQDLGARIIVNERTGTIIMGEKVTINKVALAHGNLNISIRTENQVVQPNALAGGQTAQVSNVDINVGEEVESLRIVGGEVTLGDLVKALNAIGATPRDLIAIFTALKAAGALNAELVVM
- a CDS encoding rod-binding protein; protein product: MDAVKLSNKAFGVTDVGRAQKPLPDTQNPKLAAEQFEALLLQEMLKSMWSTVPKGELLTGSSEEGMYRDMLNEAIAKSVSEGTGIGIKDVISKDINKLSKNK
- a CDS encoding flagellar biosynthesis anti-sigma factor FlgM encodes the protein MKVPGSEASDATFNRIQGASTERVATPKGQAAAAQADNNSASQRTKAEDTMQFSPLSALLKSELSPAKMADERRAKIETLKEQIKNGTYAPPSEVIAQAVGEELSLEILLSAGALNDAE
- the flgN gene encoding flagellar export chaperone FlgN, with the translated sequence MKLDINAVRSIEKLLSAELLEYDRYLELLEHEQQAVIKLDSDKVVLLGAARGEIVDRIAQLKEERTKFIATTIGDDSFRASEVIEQGCSAGDKKRLMALIEKIRAKIKQVEAKSKEFNQILSYSLGLVNGELSLLWSASQPVSRVYNAFGSITQGVQPAPPRNGSLLGEA